A stretch of the Thiocystis violascens DSM 198 genome encodes the following:
- a CDS encoding NAD-dependent malic enzyme has translation MTKPATCSTQSAGVLALPVRKRGLEVIHDPLLNKGSGFPDSERAALGLRGLVPPRTVGIEDQVGQAMENVRRQQSDLDRYLYLENLHDCNETLYYRVLLSHLNELTPIIYTPVVGQACSQFGHIYQRARGMYFSSADARHFEEMVGNWPEDAIEAVVVTDGSRILGLGDLGANGMGIPIGKLSLYVLGAGLHPRNTLPVLLDMGTNNQALREDPFYLGQRIPRLTGDAYDKVVEAFMRAVHARWPDALIQFEDFSNDQAFRLLERYRHRMLCFNDDIQGTGAVTLAGILSALRVTGQTLTEQRVVFLGAGAAARGIADTIVAGMRAESGIGLEAARRQIWTLDSQGLVTLDRLDNLSEHKRPFAQDSAPLADLIEVIRTVRPTVLIGVSGQPGSFTEEAVREMHRHCARPILFPLSNPTSKAECTAEQAYTWTDGAALFASGSPFPPITRAGHLLVPGQCNNMYIFPGVGQGVVACQASQVTDTMFYVAARTLAGLVGEDSLAVGRLYPDLTQIREISAKIAVAVCELAFAEGLAGIARPDDLDAFIRARMFQPSYVPYESA, from the coding sequence ATGACCAAGCCCGCCACATGCTCCACCCAATCCGCCGGCGTCCTCGCACTCCCGGTCCGCAAGCGCGGCCTGGAGGTCATCCACGACCCGCTGCTGAACAAGGGCAGCGGCTTCCCGGACAGCGAGCGCGCCGCGCTCGGTCTGCGCGGACTGGTTCCGCCGCGGACGGTCGGCATCGAGGATCAGGTCGGACAGGCGATGGAGAACGTCCGCCGTCAGCAGAGCGACCTCGATCGCTATCTTTATCTGGAGAATCTGCACGATTGCAACGAGACGCTCTATTACCGAGTGCTGTTATCCCACCTCAACGAACTGACGCCAATCATCTACACCCCGGTGGTCGGTCAGGCGTGCAGCCAGTTCGGACATATCTACCAGCGCGCCCGCGGCATGTATTTCAGCTCCGCAGACGCCCGGCATTTCGAGGAGATGGTCGGCAACTGGCCCGAGGACGCGATCGAGGCGGTGGTGGTCACCGATGGCAGCCGCATCCTCGGGCTCGGGGATCTGGGCGCCAACGGCATGGGCATTCCGATCGGCAAGCTGTCGCTCTATGTGCTCGGCGCCGGGCTGCACCCCCGCAACACCCTACCCGTCCTGCTCGACATGGGCACCAACAATCAGGCGCTGCGCGAGGATCCGTTCTATCTCGGTCAGCGCATCCCGCGTTTGACCGGCGACGCCTATGACAAGGTCGTGGAAGCCTTCATGCGCGCCGTCCATGCCCGCTGGCCCGATGCGCTGATCCAGTTCGAGGACTTCTCCAACGACCAGGCGTTCCGGCTGCTCGAACGCTATCGCCACCGGATGCTCTGCTTCAACGACGACATCCAGGGCACCGGGGCCGTCACCCTGGCCGGCATTCTCAGTGCGCTGCGCGTCACCGGCCAGACCCTGACCGAGCAGCGCGTCGTCTTCCTGGGCGCGGGTGCGGCGGCACGCGGCATCGCCGACACGATCGTCGCCGGCATGAGGGCCGAGAGCGGTATCGGTCTGGAGGCGGCGCGACGCCAGATCTGGACGCTCGATTCGCAGGGGCTGGTCACGCTCGACCGTCTCGACAATCTTTCGGAACACAAGCGTCCCTTCGCGCAGGATTCGGCCCCGCTCGCGGATCTGATCGAGGTCATCCGGACGGTTCGGCCCACCGTCCTGATCGGCGTTTCCGGTCAGCCGGGCAGCTTCACCGAGGAGGCGGTGCGCGAGATGCACCGTCACTGCGCGCGCCCGATCCTGTTTCCGCTCTCGAATCCGACCAGCAAGGCCGAATGCACCGCCGAGCAGGCCTATACATGGACCGACGGCGCCGCGCTCTTCGCCAGCGGCAGCCCCTTCCCGCCCATCACGCGCGCCGGACACCTGCTCGTACCGGGTCAGTGCAACAACATGTACATCTTTCCCGGCGTCGGTCAGGGCGTCGTCGCCTGTCAGGCATCGCAAGTGACCGACACCATGTTTTACGTCGCCGCCCGTACCCTGGCCGGACTGGTTGGCGAAGACAGCCTAGCGGTCGGCCGGCTCTACCCCGACCTGACTCAGATCCGCGAGATCTCGGCCAAGATCGCCGTCGCCGTCTGCGAACTCGCCTTCGCCGAGGGGCTGGCTGGCATCGCACGCCCCGACGACCTGGACGCCTTCATCCGCGCCCGCATGTTCCAACCGAGCTACGTCCCCTACGAATCGGCCTGA
- the yrfG gene encoding GMP/IMP nucleotidase, translated as MIDWNRIDSVFLDMDGTLLDLHFDNHFWLEHVPRRYAEARGLSVEVATAELLPRYREIEGTLNWYCLDHWSRELGLDILLLKQEVEHLIAVHPHVVDFLETLATLGKRRVLVTNAHQKSLGLKLERTRLGGHFERILSAHALGVAKEAPDFWSKLQAIEPFDPEHTLFVDDNLSVLRAAKSFGFRWLIAVVKPDSKGPRRSVSEFLAIGDFSELLPVSRTDANPSGA; from the coding sequence ATGATCGATTGGAACCGGATCGACAGCGTCTTTCTGGACATGGACGGCACCCTGCTCGACCTGCATTTCGACAACCATTTCTGGCTGGAGCATGTGCCGCGCCGCTATGCCGAGGCGCGCGGGTTATCCGTCGAGGTGGCCACGGCGGAACTGCTGCCGCGCTATCGCGAGATCGAGGGTACCCTGAACTGGTATTGCCTGGATCACTGGAGCCGCGAACTGGGGCTGGATATCCTCCTGCTCAAGCAGGAGGTCGAACATCTGATCGCCGTGCATCCGCATGTCGTGGATTTTCTGGAGACGCTCGCGACGCTCGGCAAGCGGCGCGTATTGGTCACCAACGCGCATCAGAAGTCGCTTGGCCTCAAGCTGGAACGCACCCGGCTCGGCGGTCATTTCGAGCGCATCCTGTCCGCGCACGCTTTGGGGGTCGCGAAAGAGGCGCCGGATTTCTGGTCGAAGCTCCAGGCCATCGAACCCTTCGATCCCGAGCACACGCTGTTCGTCGACGACAACCTGAGCGTTTTGCGGGCCGCGAAGTCATTCGGTTTTCGCTGGTTGATCGCAGTGGTGAAACCGGACTCGAAAGGTCCGCGCCGGTCGGTTAGCGAATTTTTGGCCATTGGCGATTTTTCGGAGTTGCTGCCCGTCAGTAGGACGGACGCCAATCCTTCAGGTGCATGA
- the nudE gene encoding ADP compounds hydrolase NudE produces MPPKPKILDRRLVAESHLFRIEQVDLEFANGSRRTYERIPGGADSVMIVPMLDAETVLLIREYGAGTDRYELGFPKGVVEPGEEPIAAANREIQEEIGYAARELRIIDRVSLVPGYIQHHSLIVLAQGLYAQRLPGDEPEPIEVVPWHLSNLDALLARDDFDEARSIAALFLAMRALRI; encoded by the coding sequence ATGCCTCCAAAACCCAAAATTCTTGACCGCCGTCTGGTCGCCGAGAGCCATTTGTTTCGGATCGAGCAGGTCGATCTGGAATTCGCCAACGGCAGCCGCCGGACCTACGAACGCATCCCTGGCGGCGCCGATTCGGTGATGATTGTACCCATGCTGGATGCCGAAACGGTGCTCCTGATCCGCGAATATGGCGCCGGCACCGATCGTTACGAATTGGGTTTCCCCAAGGGCGTGGTCGAGCCGGGCGAGGAGCCCATCGCCGCCGCCAACCGCGAGATTCAGGAGGAAATCGGTTATGCCGCCCGCGAGTTGCGCATCATCGACCGCGTGTCGCTGGTGCCCGGCTATATTCAACACCATAGCTTGATCGTGCTGGCTCAGGGGCTCTATGCGCAACGCCTGCCGGGCGACGAGCCCGAGCCGATCGAGGTCGTGCCCTGGCACCTGAGCAACCTGGACGCACTGCTCGCCCGCGACGATTTCGACGAGGCGCGTTCCATCGCCGCGTTGTTTCTGGCCATGCGGGCGTTACGGATCTGA
- a CDS encoding thioredoxin family protein has protein sequence MSSLPTFAALLVCLVAAWPLPTLLAATPEPSADEAYSFDDFPREEVLVYPDWFKQSFLDIRADLAEAVAAGKQGLMVYFGQKRCPYCHQLMKVNFGLSDIVEYTRRHFDVVPIDIWGTEEVVMLDGETLTERAWSQRADSDFTPAILFYTADGTIALHLRGYYPPYQFRAALEYVADGHYQHESFRDYLARGEDRMVFDPEDLNEEPFFTPPPHNLDRRYPAERPLAVFFEQGDCHPCDVLHGQALSAPAIHRHFSEFDSVQLDMRSAAPVITPTGQRTTARDWAAELGLFYAPAILFFDEQGKELLRVDSVVGFYRLRNVLNYLASKAYLTESYGAWRVSRAF, from the coding sequence ATGTCATCCTTACCCACCTTCGCGGCGCTGCTGGTCTGCCTCGTCGCCGCCTGGCCGCTGCCAACCCTGCTGGCCGCGACGCCCGAGCCGTCAGCGGACGAAGCCTACAGCTTCGACGACTTCCCGCGCGAGGAGGTTCTCGTCTACCCGGACTGGTTCAAGCAGAGCTTTCTGGATATCCGCGCGGACCTGGCCGAGGCGGTCGCAGCAGGCAAGCAAGGGCTGATGGTCTATTTCGGACAGAAGCGCTGCCCCTACTGCCATCAGCTCATGAAGGTGAATTTCGGACTCTCCGACATCGTCGAATACACCCGCCGGCATTTCGATGTCGTCCCCATCGATATCTGGGGGACCGAGGAAGTCGTCATGCTCGACGGCGAGACCCTGACCGAGCGCGCATGGTCGCAGCGCGCGGACAGCGACTTTACCCCCGCCATCCTGTTTTATACCGCGGACGGAACCATCGCGCTGCATCTGCGCGGCTATTACCCGCCCTATCAGTTCCGCGCCGCCCTGGAGTATGTCGCCGACGGGCATTACCAGCACGAATCCTTCCGGGACTATCTGGCGCGCGGCGAAGACCGCATGGTGTTCGACCCCGAGGATCTGAACGAAGAGCCCTTTTTCACGCCCCCGCCGCACAATCTCGACCGCCGTTATCCGGCCGAGCGTCCATTGGCGGTCTTTTTTGAGCAGGGCGACTGCCATCCCTGCGACGTGCTGCACGGCCAGGCACTGAGCGCGCCCGCCATTCATCGTCATTTCAGCGAGTTCGACAGCGTTCAGTTGGATATGCGTTCGGCGGCGCCAGTCATCACGCCCACCGGCCAGCGCACCACGGCGCGCGACTGGGCCGCCGAGCTTGGCTTGTTCTATGCCCCGGCGATCCTCTTTTTCGACGAACAGGGCAAGGAACTGCTGCGAGTCGATTCGGTGGTCGGTTTCTACCGTCTGCGCAACGTCCTGAACTATCTCGCCAGCAAGGCCTATCTGACCGAAAGCTATGGGGCCTGGCGGGTATCGCGGGCGTTTTGA